In the genome of Paenibacillus pabuli, one region contains:
- a CDS encoding M1 family metallopeptidase yields the protein MILTVCPIISTGSTTANAAPVSVISQATKDIQAQVPIQYRIQARLDEKKMTIEGSESITYRNTSKDTLKQLVFHTYADANLSESTQTTMFKRSNEEISKNNPDKKPEDFLGGIDIEKVTAGGQALEFSNKDQAMSVKLEQPLQPGESVSVQVHFNLKIPYGSQRLSYYKDIINGAHWFPVMSVYDEDKHEWDSKPYSKTFETDYYTSADYEVQFNVPDEYQIVMPGTITTRDDTETGRKVVSTVAENTREFAFFASPNFKVDSVTRNGLTVEYYYFDNQPGKKKVVDGYIDQAFKAIDFFSGKYGKYPYPEFRIVESYVEGVAIEYSRLIQMGQIGINSAPEQDTVFVHEIAHQWFHALIGNNSETESFLDEGFADFSKVYFSEKQGDTMNGFKSIQFDDSTVDKAIASTNDEVGDWASPVYYDKGRQAIYQLYRSVGEEKFDAFMKEYFKRYVYQNATIDGLLQTIEDVLGEEARTEMKTALNEPNFALKPEYQLSNEEKKAYLHDQFQLLYESALTQVPNLPFETMSRVMDKALQGEPLAILLSDHVSKAASKQQEAMVSQLTILLDLSGVKYDVIRDRQELKQKMKKELAASNLIVLGNAKSNGFVQALKSSIMDRATHIGFQWKTTMNQPSAAGAYVIKHPYNQNRLMLHYFWNEDHLSSGSLESFMMKMQESIGFSNAYYQYYTLDKAGKVTLEQKVKNPLSKFFAEE from the coding sequence ATGATTCTGACGGTATGCCCAATCATAAGTACGGGGAGTACTACTGCTAATGCAGCTCCTGTATCTGTTATATCACAGGCAACAAAAGATATTCAGGCGCAGGTGCCTATCCAATATCGAATTCAGGCCCGGCTGGATGAGAAGAAGATGACGATAGAGGGGAGTGAATCCATTACTTACCGAAATACAAGCAAAGATACATTGAAGCAACTTGTTTTTCATACTTATGCTGATGCCAACCTTTCGGAATCGACACAGACGACCATGTTTAAACGTTCCAATGAAGAGATTAGCAAAAATAACCCTGATAAGAAACCCGAAGACTTTCTTGGAGGAATTGATATTGAGAAGGTGACGGCCGGCGGACAAGCCCTTGAATTCAGTAATAAAGACCAAGCTATGTCGGTGAAATTGGAGCAGCCCCTTCAGCCTGGTGAATCGGTGTCGGTCCAAGTCCATTTTAATCTGAAGATTCCCTATGGCTCACAGCGCTTATCGTATTACAAAGACATTATCAATGGGGCTCATTGGTTCCCTGTAATGTCAGTCTATGACGAGGACAAGCATGAATGGGATAGCAAACCATATAGTAAAACATTTGAAACGGATTATTATACATCCGCGGATTATGAAGTTCAGTTCAATGTTCCCGATGAATATCAGATAGTGATGCCTGGTACGATCACCACACGGGATGATACAGAGACTGGACGCAAAGTGGTATCCACCGTAGCCGAGAATACGAGGGAGTTTGCTTTCTTTGCCAGCCCGAACTTCAAAGTGGACAGCGTAACCCGGAATGGCCTCACCGTAGAGTATTATTATTTTGACAATCAGCCAGGGAAGAAAAAAGTCGTTGATGGATATATTGACCAAGCTTTCAAAGCCATTGATTTTTTTAGTGGAAAATACGGTAAATACCCTTATCCTGAATTCCGGATTGTTGAATCGTACGTGGAAGGTGTAGCTATTGAGTATTCAAGACTCATTCAAATGGGGCAAATCGGAATAAATTCTGCTCCAGAACAAGACACAGTATTTGTGCATGAAATCGCTCATCAGTGGTTTCATGCGTTAATCGGGAATAATTCGGAGACAGAGTCTTTCCTGGACGAAGGTTTTGCAGATTTCTCCAAAGTGTACTTCTCTGAGAAGCAGGGGGATACGATGAATGGCTTTAAGTCTATCCAATTTGATGATTCCACTGTCGATAAGGCCATTGCTTCAACGAATGACGAGGTGGGAGATTGGGCAAGCCCGGTTTATTACGATAAAGGCCGCCAAGCGATATACCAATTGTACCGTTCCGTCGGGGAAGAGAAATTTGATGCCTTTATGAAAGAGTATTTTAAACGTTATGTGTACCAAAACGCTACGATTGATGGACTTCTCCAAACGATAGAAGATGTACTGGGGGAAGAGGCGAGAACGGAAATGAAGACGGCTTTAAATGAGCCCAATTTTGCGTTGAAGCCCGAATATCAACTGTCGAATGAGGAGAAAAAGGCATATCTGCATGATCAGTTTCAATTGCTGTATGAATCAGCATTAACTCAGGTTCCGAATTTACCTTTTGAAACGATGAGCCGTGTGATGGATAAAGCCCTTCAAGGTGAGCCATTAGCCATTTTGCTCAGTGATCACGTGAGCAAGGCTGCGAGCAAACAACAGGAAGCCATGGTAAGCCAACTGACAATTCTTCTGGATTTAAGCGGAGTGAAGTATGATGTAATCCGGGACCGACAGGAATTGAAGCAAAAAATGAAAAAAGAACTGGCTGCCAGCAACCTGATTGTACTTGGTAATGCCAAATCCAATGGTTTTGTGCAAGCTTTGAAATCCAGCATTATGGACCGTGCTACCCATATCGGTTTTCAATGGAAAACGACCATGAACCAACCGTCTGCTGCTGGAGCTTACGTTATCAAACATCCTTATAATCAGAATCGTTTGATGCTGCATTACTTCTGGAATGAAGATCATCTAAGCAGTGGGAGTCTTGAATCTTTCATGATGAAGATGCAGGAATCCATTGGATTCAGCAACGCTTATTATCAGTACTATACGTTGGACAAAGCTGGCAAGGTAACACTGGAACAAAAAGTGAAAAATCCACTTTCAAAATTTTTCGCTGAGGAATAA
- a CDS encoding amino acid ABC transporter substrate-binding protein/permease: protein MKTTKVSFFVLSLILLLVAGLSGWSGDAKANSNSGKTYVIGTDITFAPFEYQDENGDFVGIDMDLLDAIAKDQNFNYQIKALGFNAAVQALESNQVDGVIAGMSITDERKQKFDFSEPYYQSGVVMGVSVNNDTVKSYEDLRGKKVAVKTGTEGYSFAESIASKYGFTIVPFDDSSQMYDDVKTGNSVACFEDEPVLRFGIKQNNGLKTVTAREDGASYGFAVSKGKNQELLKMFNEGLTNIKANGEYKRITEEYVGENATVANQGRWELVQKSLPALFKGLGKTLLYTIISLFFAFIIGLIFGFMKVGQNKFLRVVATVFVDIFRGVPLIVLAFFIYFGIPQAMGFTMPLFLAAILTLSLNAGAYVTEIIRGGIQSIDRGQMEAARSLGLPYRKAMMKIVIPQAIRVMIPSFINQMVITLKDTSILSVIGLVELTQSGKIVIARTFASFDIWLTVAIMYLIVIITLTKIADYLEVKVRRG from the coding sequence ATGAAAACAACCAAGGTCTCATTTTTTGTACTATCACTAATTCTGCTCCTAGTGGCGGGGTTGTCCGGATGGTCGGGGGATGCCAAGGCAAATTCCAATTCAGGCAAGACTTATGTGATTGGCACGGACATCACTTTTGCACCGTTTGAATATCAAGATGAAAATGGTGATTTTGTAGGCATCGATATGGATTTGCTGGATGCGATCGCCAAAGACCAGAACTTCAATTATCAAATCAAAGCCTTAGGATTTAATGCTGCTGTGCAAGCACTTGAATCCAATCAGGTGGATGGCGTCATTGCCGGGATGAGTATCACCGATGAACGAAAACAAAAGTTTGATTTCTCAGAGCCTTATTATCAATCAGGCGTAGTAATGGGTGTTAGCGTGAATAACGATACCGTGAAAAGCTACGAAGATCTCCGCGGTAAAAAGGTCGCTGTGAAAACGGGCACAGAGGGGTACAGCTTTGCTGAATCCATTGCCTCAAAATATGGTTTTACCATTGTTCCATTCGATGATTCTTCGCAAATGTATGATGATGTGAAAACTGGAAACTCGGTTGCATGTTTTGAAGATGAACCTGTTCTAAGATTTGGAATAAAACAGAATAACGGTTTAAAAACCGTTACCGCTAGAGAAGACGGGGCTTCTTACGGATTTGCGGTAAGTAAAGGTAAGAATCAGGAACTACTTAAGATGTTTAACGAGGGTTTAACGAATATTAAGGCTAACGGCGAGTATAAGCGCATTACCGAGGAATATGTTGGTGAGAATGCCACTGTCGCAAATCAGGGCCGTTGGGAATTAGTTCAAAAATCTCTGCCCGCACTGTTCAAAGGGCTGGGGAAAACACTCTTGTATACGATTATTTCGCTGTTTTTCGCCTTTATCATCGGTTTGATCTTTGGTTTTATGAAAGTAGGTCAAAATAAGTTCCTTCGTGTTGTGGCTACAGTATTTGTAGATATTTTCCGCGGCGTGCCGTTGATCGTCCTGGCATTCTTCATCTATTTCGGGATTCCTCAAGCCATGGGTTTCACCATGCCGCTGTTCCTGGCCGCCATTCTGACTCTGAGTTTGAATGCAGGGGCGTACGTAACGGAAATTATTCGTGGGGGTATTCAATCGATTGATCGTGGACAGATGGAGGCCGCCCGTTCATTAGGACTTCCTTATCGCAAAGCCATGATGAAAATTGTAATTCCTCAGGCTATACGGGTTATGATTCCATCCTTTATTAATCAGATGGTTATTACATTGAAAGATACATCGATCTTGTCCGTCATTGGCCTGGTAGAGTTGACGCAATCCGGTAAGATTGTTATCGCAAGAACATTCGCCTCTTTTGACATCTGGTTGACCGTTGCGATCATGTACCTGATTGTTATTATCACGTTGACTAAAATCGCTGATTATCTGGAGGTGAAGGTTCGTCGTGGGTAA